The nucleotide window CCGCGTCCTCGGTCGCGGTGATCGGCTGCGGCGGTGTCGGGATCTCCGTCATCCAGGGGGCGAAGGCCTGCGGCGCGGCCGAGATCATCGCCGTCGACCCGGTGCCCGCCCGCCGGGAGGCCGCGCTCCGCTTCGGCGCCACCGAAGCCGTCGCCCCCGAGGAGTTCGCCGACGCCAAGGCCCGGATCACCGCGGGGGAGGGCTTCGACTACGTCTTCGAGGTGGTCGGCAAGTCCGCCACCGCCCGTACCGCCTACGAGATGACCCGGCGCGGCGGCACCCTGTGCGTGGTCGGCGCGGGCGCCATGGACGACACCTTCCAGGTCAACATGTTCGAGCTGTTCTTCGACGAGAAGCGGATCCTGCCGTCCCTGTACGGCGGCGCGGATGTGCTGCGCTCCTACGAGCGGGCGATCGCCCTGTGGCGGGCCGGCCGGATCGACCTGGAGGGCCTGATCACCCACCGCGTCCAACTGGCCGAGATCAATGAGGCCCTCGACCAGATGCGCTCCGGCACCGCACTGCGCACCTGCATCGAGATCTGACCCCCGGGCCGCCGGCAGGACAGGCCCCCACACACGCCCCCACGCACGGCCCTTACCCGGGCCCGCACCCCCGCACCACCGCCCGCACCACGCTCCACGATGACTGGAGAGGACAGGAATGGCACAGCCACTGGAGGGCCTGACCGCGATCGTCACCGGTGCCGGGCGCGGCCTGGGCCGCGCCGAAGCCCTTGAACTCGCCCGCCTCGGCGCACAGGTCGTGGTCAACGACTACGGGCAGCCGGGCCGCGACGGCTCGGGCGCGGCCTGTGCCGCGCCCGCCGAGGACGTCGCCGCCGAGATCCGTGCGGCGGGCGGCCGGGCGATCGCCCACCTCGGTGACGTCGCCGACCACGCACAGGCCCGCGCCCTGGTCGGGCTGGCGGTCGAGACGTACGGACAGCTCGACATCCTGGTCAACAACGCGGGCATTCTCCGCGACCGGATGGTGTTCTCGATGACCGAGGACGAGTGGGACTCGGTCATCCGCGTCCATCTCAAGGGCCACTTCAACACCACGCACTTCGCCGCCGTCCACTGGCGCGAGCGCGCCAAGGCGGCCGGCGGCCCGGTCCACGGCCGGATCGTCAACACCTCCTCCGAAGCCTTCCTCGCGGGCTCGGCGGGCCAGCCCAACTACGCGGCGGCCAAGGGCGGCATCGTCGGCCTGACCACCTCCACGGCGCTGGCGCTGGCCAAATACGGCGTGACCGTCAACGCGATCTGCCCGCGCGCCCGCACCCGGATGACCGAGGACGTCTTCGCCGGCTTCCAGGAGCCCGAGGACGGCGCCCTGGACCCGCTCGCGCCCGAACACGTCGCGCCGCTCGTCGGCTATCTCGCCGCACCGGCCGCGGCCCGGGTCAACGGGCAGCTGCTGGTGGTGCACGGCGGCATGGTCGCCATCGCCGAACGCCCGCGGATCGCCGCCAAGTTCGACACCACCAAGGAGGTCTTCAGCTACGCGGAGCTGGACGAGCTGCTCACGCCGTACTACGCGCAGCGCCCGGCGGACGAGACCTTCGCGGCGGCCGAGGTACTGGGCCTCACACACGGCTGAGGTCGGCCGCGCACGACGGTGAACCAGCCGTGGCCGCCACCCGCGCGAAGCGGTGCGGCGGCCACGGCCCGTGGTGTGTGGTCGGCGGTCGGGGACCGCCGGACCGGCCTCAGGCGTCCTGCGTCTGCTTGTTCCGGCGGTGCCGGCCATGGGCGGTGGAGTCGGACTCCTCCGCGGCGGCCGGGCC belongs to Streptomyces sp. NBC_01454 and includes:
- a CDS encoding Zn-dependent alcohol dehydrogenase; its protein translation is MRAAILHETGQDKLEVVDDIEPVGFGPGKVRIRIRATGLCHSDLSAMNGVLPQPAPFIPGHEGAGEILDVGDGVTGLHQGDRVLMCWLPACGSCPSCRRGQSHLCLAGFMSAGTPNFRRPDGDVFGFAGTGTFAEEVVVAAHCAVPIPDDVPYEIAALIGCGVTTGLGAALNTARVEAASSVAVIGCGGVGISVIQGAKACGAAEIIAVDPVPARREAALRFGATEAVAPEEFADAKARITAGEGFDYVFEVVGKSATARTAYEMTRRGGTLCVVGAGAMDDTFQVNMFELFFDEKRILPSLYGGADVLRSYERAIALWRAGRIDLEGLITHRVQLAEINEALDQMRSGTALRTCIEI
- a CDS encoding 3-oxoacyl-ACP reductase, which produces MAQPLEGLTAIVTGAGRGLGRAEALELARLGAQVVVNDYGQPGRDGSGAACAAPAEDVAAEIRAAGGRAIAHLGDVADHAQARALVGLAVETYGQLDILVNNAGILRDRMVFSMTEDEWDSVIRVHLKGHFNTTHFAAVHWRERAKAAGGPVHGRIVNTSSEAFLAGSAGQPNYAAAKGGIVGLTTSTALALAKYGVTVNAICPRARTRMTEDVFAGFQEPEDGALDPLAPEHVAPLVGYLAAPAAARVNGQLLVVHGGMVAIAERPRIAAKFDTTKEVFSYAELDELLTPYYAQRPADETFAAAEVLGLTHG